The Lutibacter profundi region ATATGGAACAACCATCTGACGAAAGTAATTTCACCATCAAATGGGATGGAGAATGGCAAATTACACTAGAAGTTTTTAGAGATTTAGGAACTGCATTTTTAGTAGTTATTCTTATTATTTATATGCTAATTGTTGGGTGGTTTCAAAATTTTAGAACACCGCTGGTTATGATGGTTGCAATACCTCTTTCTTTAGTTGGAATAGTATTTGGTCACTGGATATTTGGAGCTTTCTTTACAGCTACATCATTTATTGGTATGATTGCTTTGGCTGGTGTAATGGTAAGAAATTCAGTATTGTTAATTGACTTTATTGAGATTAGATTAAATGACGGTGTTCCCATAAAACAAGCAATTATAGATGCTGGCGCAGTTAGAACTACACCTATTTTATTAACCACAGGTGCTGTAGTAATTGGAGCTTCAATTATTTTATTTGATCCTATTTTTCAAGGTTTAGCTATATCTCTGGTTGCAGGTGCCATTGTATCAACCCTTTTAACACTTATTGTAGTGCCCGTAATTTACTATATGTCTGAAAAAAACAAATGGAATTCTAAAGAAAATTAATTTTTAACCTAATACTATATTATTATGAAATTGATTATAATTACAGCTGTAAAAGAGTTTGAAAAAGATATTATACATATTCTTAAAAACTCAGATATTACCATTTTTTCATACAATGAAATTATTGGTTACCGAAATATTCCACGTGAAGCCAATATAGATAATTGGTTTCCTGGAGAACGAAAAGAAAATAAATCTATCATGTTTTATGCATTTGTAAAAAAAGAAGAAACAGATGAATTATTTGAACGCATTAAAATTTTCAATGAAAAACAAGAATCGTTATCTAAAATTCATATATCTATTTTAAATATTGAAAAATCTAACTAAAAACTAAAAAAATGAAACAAAGAATTATAAGAGCATTTGCAGGAACATTTATATTGGTTAGTTTACTACTAGCCATAAAACTCAACAATTTAAATTGGTTGTGGGTAACAGCCTTTGTGGGAGCAAATTTATTACAATCATCTATAACTAAATGGTGTCTTTTAGAAGTTATATTATCTAAATTAGGTGTAAAAGATTAATATGTTTTGTACTTTTGTACAACAATTTTATAAGCAATCAAACAGGTTATTAAAAATATTATAGCAATTGCATTTATAACAACTGTATTGTTTCCAATAACAATACAGTTTTCTCATGCTTTAAGTAAACATGAATATACAGCTAGTAATAACCAACAAAAAACATTTTTAGATACTCCAAAAACAAATTGTAGTATTTTTCATCATCAAATAAATGTTAATGCAATTGATTTTTCCGTAAACTTTTCATTTACAGAACCTTCATCTAAATATGAGAAAATTTACTTTGTAAAAAATCAAATTTCCATATTTAATTTTCACTATAAATCTTCGAGAGCACCTCCAGCTTATTGTTAATCAATTATTTTAAAATTTTAACAATAAATCTCAAAAAAAAATGAAAAACTTTATTTTAATCCTATTCATAGGGTTATCTAGTTTGTATATACAAGCTCAAAACAACTTATCTGGAAAAGTAACAGATAACAACAACAAACCACTAAGTAATGTTGATGTTTACATTGGCGAACTTCACAAAGGAACTTCAACAAATGAAAACGGTGAATACTTTATAACCAATTTACCAAATACAACTGTGTCAGTTACTGCTTCCTTTATTGGTTTTCAAAAACAAACTAAAACAATTGACATATCATTACATAACACGTTAAATTTTGTTTTAAATGAAGCTGTTTTTAAAATGGATGAAGTCATAATTTCAACACCATTTAATAAATTACAATCTGAAAATGTAATGAAAGTTGAAAGAGCAAGCATTCAGCAATTAAAAAATAAAGGTGCCGCAACATTAATTGAGGGTATTAGTTCTATACCTGGAGTTTCTCAAGTATCTACAGGTGTTGGTATTGGTAAACCCGTTATAAGAGGTTTAAGAGGAAATAGAGTTTTGGTATATTCTCAAGGATTACGCTTGGAAAATCAACAATTTGGTGAAGAACATGGTTTGGGTAT contains the following coding sequences:
- a CDS encoding YgaP family membrane protein gives rise to the protein MKQRIIRAFAGTFILVSLLLAIKLNNLNWLWVTAFVGANLLQSSITKWCLLEVILSKLGVKD